A single region of the Elizabethkingia sp. JS20170427COW genome encodes:
- the dacB gene encoding D-alanyl-D-alanine carboxypeptidase/D-alanyl-D-alanine-endopeptidase: MNKAFLFTFFASCLFSAQNVVQRLGDQVQTFLNSKAMSAAHLSFYVSDDKGNLVYEYQGSKGLSTASTQKIFTAITALETLGEDYRFTTSAAYSGKIEDGVLKGDLYLASNGDPSLGSWRYEGYKPEDFKRKFIEAVHKLKLKVIKGRVLVDDSYFDFQSVPGGWPWNDIGNYYGAGVYGVNWNENQFDVRFSKSGEIKNIKYNPPYVQWVNDVSVKGSSDQSIIYTAPFSEVAYINGSIPEGKESVVSGAMPNPPLFLAKEVEKWLEEDGVEVSGEATSFSLEKISTGEKLKVQKSNIFFNYNSPSLDKIIYWFLRKSVNLYGEALVKTFSKLGRKDSSHEEGVQFLKNFWLKKGIASEMIHFKDGSGLSPQNYVSAKAEVQALLYAQDKRYFSSFYEALPLYNGMKMKSGTISGCKAYAGYHTAKNGKKYVYSIMVNNYSGGNINAELYKILDILK, from the coding sequence ATGAATAAAGCTTTTCTTTTTACGTTTTTTGCAAGTTGCTTGTTTTCAGCTCAAAACGTTGTCCAAAGGCTGGGAGATCAGGTCCAAACATTTCTTAATTCTAAAGCTATGTCTGCGGCTCACTTATCGTTTTATGTAAGTGACGATAAAGGGAATTTAGTTTATGAGTATCAAGGGAGCAAAGGTTTATCTACAGCGAGTACTCAGAAAATTTTTACGGCAATTACGGCTTTAGAAACTTTAGGTGAAGATTATCGATTTACAACTTCTGCAGCTTATTCAGGGAAGATAGAAGACGGAGTACTGAAGGGGGATTTGTATCTTGCCTCTAATGGAGATCCTTCCCTAGGAAGTTGGAGGTATGAGGGGTATAAACCTGAAGATTTTAAAAGAAAATTTATAGAAGCGGTACATAAGCTAAAATTAAAAGTTATAAAGGGAAGGGTGTTGGTTGATGATTCTTATTTTGATTTTCAATCGGTACCTGGAGGTTGGCCATGGAATGATATAGGAAATTACTACGGGGCAGGAGTGTACGGTGTGAATTGGAATGAAAATCAGTTTGATGTGCGTTTCTCTAAATCAGGAGAAATTAAAAATATCAAATATAATCCTCCATACGTACAATGGGTGAATGATGTAAGTGTGAAGGGAAGTTCAGATCAAAGTATTATTTATACAGCACCATTTTCAGAAGTAGCGTATATCAATGGTAGTATTCCTGAAGGGAAAGAATCTGTAGTTTCTGGGGCGATGCCTAATCCGCCGTTATTTTTGGCTAAAGAAGTTGAAAAATGGTTGGAAGAGGATGGGGTTGAGGTTTCTGGAGAAGCGACCAGCTTTAGTTTAGAGAAAATATCGACAGGTGAAAAATTGAAAGTTCAAAAATCAAATATATTTTTCAATTATAATTCTCCTAGTTTAGACAAAATTATATATTGGTTTTTAAGAAAAAGTGTAAATTTATATGGAGAAGCCTTGGTAAAAACGTTTTCTAAATTAGGAAGAAAAGACTCTTCTCATGAAGAAGGTGTACAATTTTTAAAGAATTTTTGGTTAAAGAAGGGTATTGCTTCAGAAATGATTCATTTCAAAGATGGGAGTGGCTTGTCTCCTCAGAATTATGTGTCTGCAAAGGCAGAGGTTCAAGCATTGTTATATGCTCAAGATAAAAGGTATTTTTCTTCATTTTATGAAGCTTTACCTTTGTATAACGGAATGAAGATGAAGAGTGGCACTATTAGCGGATGCAAAGCATATGCAGGATACCATACCGCAAAAAATGGTAAGAAATATGTTTATTCCATTATGGTTAATAATTATTCTGGTGGGAATATTAATGCTGAATTATATAAAATATTAGATATTCTTAAATAG
- a CDS encoding bifunctional (p)ppGpp synthetase/guanosine-3',5'-bis(diphosphate) 3'-pyrophosphohydrolase: MAYDLEQENKEILARYKDLISNTYRTLDEDKNKLIRKAFDIALDAHKDQRRKTGEPYIYHPIEVAKIVANEIGLGATSIAAALLHDVIEDSEYTYEDLNRIFGKEIADIVQGLTKISIMNNQNISVQSENYRKLLMTLAEDFRVILIKIADRLHNMRTLDSMRPDKQKKIASETVYIYAPLAHRLGLYNIKSELEDLSLKYNNPEVYQDISDKLNLAKESREKYIEEFKQEISSRLKEEGLHFTIKGRAKAISSIYRKILKQNVTFEEVYDNYAIRIIYKSDLKNEKFLAWKIYSIITDVYHNNPTRMRDWISQPRSTGYESLHLTVLGPDNKWIEVQIRSERMDEVAEKGVAAHYKYKEGYDKKSNDERNFEQWVIQIREVLENNQLLSTNELLDNIKLNLYSKEVFIFTPQGEIKLLPQGATALDFAFSVHTDLGMKCLGAKVNGKLVPISHVLKSGDQVDILTSNNQRPKADWLEFVVTSKARSKIKNALNADKNLLVNEGKEILQRKMRHAKLSYTDDEINKLQKYFNFKTSQDLFLNFQNGNLDTSDLKKYVDSKSVISNLLQKFRRAPKTEFIPQEPVSDLNMIVFGKDEQKMDYSFAKCCTVVPGDKIFGFITINDGIKVHNDNCPNAINLRANYDYRVMTAKWVNSEQFSNRVKISIEGLDRIGMINDISNIISSNMSLDMKSFSIESNNGIFIGNITLEIQSKNQVDETLNQLKKIKGVTKVHRT; encoded by the coding sequence ATGGCTTACGATTTAGAACAAGAAAATAAAGAAATCTTAGCTCGATATAAAGACCTGATCTCCAACACTTATCGAACTTTAGACGAGGATAAAAACAAACTTATCCGAAAAGCTTTCGACATTGCTCTAGATGCCCACAAAGACCAACGTAGAAAGACGGGAGAACCTTATATCTACCACCCTATTGAAGTTGCAAAAATCGTTGCAAACGAAATAGGCCTAGGAGCAACCAGCATTGCTGCTGCTTTACTTCATGATGTTATAGAAGATTCTGAATATACTTATGAAGATTTGAATAGAATTTTTGGGAAAGAAATTGCAGACATCGTGCAAGGCCTTACCAAAATTTCCATCATGAACAATCAAAACATATCAGTACAGTCTGAAAACTACCGTAAGCTTTTGATGACCTTAGCTGAAGACTTCCGTGTGATTTTGATAAAAATTGCGGACAGATTGCACAATATGCGTACTTTGGATAGTATGCGTCCCGACAAACAGAAGAAAATTGCCTCGGAAACCGTATATATTTACGCTCCTTTAGCCCATAGACTTGGGCTTTACAATATAAAATCAGAGCTTGAAGATCTTTCGCTAAAATACAACAACCCTGAAGTTTACCAGGACATTTCTGATAAGTTAAATCTAGCAAAAGAAAGTAGAGAAAAGTATATCGAGGAATTTAAACAAGAAATATCTTCTCGTCTAAAAGAAGAGGGATTACACTTCACCATTAAAGGTCGCGCTAAAGCCATTAGCAGTATTTATCGAAAAATCCTTAAGCAAAATGTAACCTTTGAGGAAGTTTATGACAATTATGCAATTAGGATTATTTATAAATCGGATCTTAAGAATGAAAAATTCCTGGCTTGGAAAATCTATTCTATCATCACCGATGTGTACCACAACAACCCTACCCGTATGCGAGATTGGATTTCTCAACCTCGTTCCACAGGTTATGAAAGTTTGCATCTTACAGTACTAGGTCCCGATAATAAATGGATTGAGGTACAAATTAGAAGCGAAAGAATGGATGAAGTTGCCGAAAAAGGGGTGGCTGCCCACTACAAATACAAAGAGGGCTACGACAAAAAAAGTAATGACGAGAGAAACTTTGAACAATGGGTCATCCAAATCCGAGAGGTTTTAGAAAACAACCAACTTCTCTCCACCAACGAGTTGTTGGACAACATTAAACTGAACCTTTACAGCAAAGAAGTCTTCATCTTTACTCCACAAGGGGAAATTAAGCTACTTCCTCAAGGGGCTACTGCTTTAGACTTCGCATTTTCTGTTCATACAGACCTAGGAATGAAATGCTTGGGAGCGAAAGTTAACGGAAAACTCGTTCCTATTTCCCATGTCTTAAAAAGTGGAGACCAAGTAGATATCCTTACCAGCAACAACCAAAGACCTAAAGCTGACTGGTTGGAGTTTGTTGTAACATCCAAAGCCAGATCTAAAATCAAAAACGCCCTTAATGCCGATAAAAATCTATTAGTAAATGAAGGTAAAGAAATCCTTCAACGAAAAATGAGGCATGCAAAGCTCTCCTATACCGATGATGAGATCAATAAACTTCAAAAATATTTTAACTTCAAAACTTCTCAAGATTTATTTTTAAATTTCCAAAACGGAAATTTAGATACTTCTGATCTTAAAAAATATGTAGATAGCAAAAGCGTTATCAGCAATCTACTGCAGAAGTTCAGACGTGCTCCAAAAACGGAATTCATCCCCCAGGAACCAGTTTCCGACCTCAACATGATTGTCTTCGGAAAAGATGAGCAAAAGATGGATTATTCCTTTGCTAAATGCTGTACTGTTGTCCCTGGAGATAAAATATTTGGCTTTATCACCATTAACGACGGAATAAAAGTCCACAACGATAATTGCCCTAATGCAATTAATCTTAGGGCCAACTACGATTATAGGGTAATGACTGCCAAATGGGTGAATTCCGAACAGTTTAGTAACCGAGTAAAAATATCTATTGAAGGATTGGATAGAATAGGTATGATTAACGATATTTCCAATATCATCTCTAGCAATATGTCCTTAGATATGAAGAGTTTTTCCATAGAATCTAATAACGGAATATTTATCGGAAACATCACTTTAGAAATACAAAGTAAAAACCAAGTTGACGAAACATTAAACCAACTTAAGAAAATAAAAGGTGTCACCAAAGTACACCGTACGTAA
- the nhaA gene encoding Na+/H+ antiporter NhaA — MKLTQYFKNFFHNSQSSGILLIFCVFISLLIANSSLGESYQNLLDTQLGAYNIATWINDGLMAIFFLLVGLEIKREIIEGELSNIKNASLPIFAAIGGMVVPAIIYTLFNQGTDYAKGWGIPMATDIAFSLAIISMLSSKVPASIKVFLAALAIVDDLGAILVIAIFYTEQLHWTFLLISLAIMVLLVLLNKFGVKKHIYYIIPGIALWYCMHHSGIHATIAGVLLAFTIPTNESDTEISPLEKLEGILHIPVSFIIMPIFALANTNIAFEPGMVDGLFTNFGFGIIGGLIGGKLIGVTLACFIAIKLGISQLPHKATWPQMFGVGLLAGIGFTMSIFIALLSFKGHHEIQDEAKFAILVASTLAAILGYTLLKYTSKTKHID; from the coding sequence ATGAAATTAACACAGTATTTTAAAAACTTTTTTCACAACAGTCAATCTTCAGGAATATTATTAATATTTTGCGTTTTCATATCGCTTCTTATCGCCAATTCTTCACTAGGAGAATCGTATCAAAATTTACTAGACACCCAATTAGGAGCTTACAACATCGCAACTTGGATTAACGATGGGCTTATGGCGATCTTCTTCCTATTGGTAGGCTTAGAGATAAAAAGAGAAATTATCGAAGGAGAACTTTCCAATATCAAAAATGCCTCATTACCTATCTTTGCTGCCATTGGCGGAATGGTTGTCCCTGCTATCATATATACCCTTTTTAACCAAGGAACAGATTATGCTAAAGGCTGGGGAATCCCAATGGCTACCGACATTGCTTTTTCCTTGGCTATTATATCCATGCTTTCTAGCAAAGTTCCTGCTTCTATAAAAGTATTCTTAGCCGCTTTGGCTATTGTAGATGATTTAGGAGCTATCCTTGTTATCGCAATCTTCTACACAGAACAATTGCACTGGACTTTCCTATTGATATCCCTTGCCATCATGGTTCTTCTTGTTTTACTCAACAAATTTGGGGTTAAAAAACACATCTATTACATTATCCCAGGTATTGCTCTTTGGTACTGCATGCACCACTCAGGGATTCACGCTACAATTGCCGGAGTTTTACTAGCATTTACCATTCCTACTAATGAAAGTGACACAGAAATTTCACCTTTAGAAAAGCTAGAAGGCATCCTTCACATTCCGGTAAGCTTCATCATCATGCCTATTTTTGCATTAGCCAATACCAACATCGCTTTTGAACCTGGCATGGTTGACGGATTGTTTACCAATTTTGGATTCGGAATTATCGGTGGACTTATTGGGGGAAAACTCATCGGGGTTACCCTAGCTTGCTTTATCGCTATTAAACTAGGCATTAGCCAACTTCCTCACAAAGCTACATGGCCTCAAATGTTTGGTGTTGGGCTATTAGCAGGTATTGGATTCACCATGTCTATCTTTATTGCTTTACTATCCTTCAAAGGACATCATGAGATTCAAGATGAAGCGAAATTCGCCATCCTTGTAGCATCCACACTAGCTGCTATTTTAGGTTATACTCTTTTAAAATACACTTCTAAAACGAAGCATATCGATTAA
- a CDS encoding pitrilysin family protein yields MIKKIILLSALAASLHIYSQKYEWETATSNGYTYKYVSDDPTQARYYTLKNGLTVILSSSKKEPRIQAYIAVKAGSKTDPANNTGLAHYLEHMIFKGTDKYGTLDWSKEKPLLDKISALYETYHQTTDDAKRKEIYHEIDKVSGEAAKYAIANEYDKMMANMGAQGTNAFTSFEQTVYTDDVPANALDKYLAVQAERFRKPVLRIFHTELEAVYEEKNRGLDNDGRKTFEAMFASLFPENNYGKQTTIGIVEHLKNPSLVEIQKYYDTYYVPNNMGIIMSGDFNPDEVIAKIDKAFSYMKPKSIPQYNPGNGYQLNHVIEKEVWGPNPESIMMGYRFPGASSKDAQLLEVVGDMLTNGQAGLIDLDLVKKQKLLSAYAFAYPLKDYSVLLLQGNPVEGQSLNDVKNLLLQEINKLKKGDFSEDLLKAIVNNRKKSFIQASENYTSRANELMEEFTSELDRKSTLEVIENISKLTKKDIINFANKYFKDNNYAIVYKRKGEDKNIKKVEKPSITPVEVNREAESPFLKQINNMPEKAIQPVWVNYNQDIEKGKLGDAEVLSVKNKDNALFRLYYYFNSGKWDNKLLPIAASYLEFLGTKKKSSDDISKAFYQLASSFSVNTGNEETAIALEGLDENFSSTVQLFEDFIRNCVADPQALEAYKARLKKARENTKQNKAAIMQGLRSYALYGAQNPFNYVLSDAELDAIKAEDLTKILHELLDSQHKVLYYGPKSNSELISVLKDTHRIKKALKPIAKGMVFTQTSSNENKVLFAHYDMVQAEVNWVRNTSPYQVDTTPTISLFNEYFGGGMGSIVFQTIRESKALAYSTNARYYTPSKAIDKDYFTAYVGTQADKFVEATSAMNELLSQLPESEKLFNIAKTGLIKNLASERITQDGIIFNYLRAQKLNLNSDVRKLIFEKVPQLQLKDLVQFHQTEISKKPYTYCIVADQTKVNQEELKKLGKLQTLSLEEIFGY; encoded by the coding sequence ATGATAAAGAAAATTATCCTCCTCTCTGCTTTAGCAGCATCTCTCCATATCTATTCTCAAAAATATGAATGGGAAACTGCTACCAGCAATGGTTATACTTATAAATATGTAAGTGATGACCCTACCCAAGCCAGATATTATACCCTAAAAAATGGGCTTACCGTTATCCTTAGTTCTAGCAAAAAAGAGCCTAGAATACAAGCTTATATTGCAGTAAAAGCAGGTAGTAAAACCGATCCTGCCAATAATACGGGACTTGCCCATTACTTAGAGCACATGATTTTTAAAGGAACCGACAAGTACGGAACCTTAGATTGGTCCAAGGAAAAACCTCTACTTGATAAGATTTCGGCTCTTTATGAAACCTACCATCAGACTACCGATGATGCTAAAAGAAAAGAAATTTATCACGAAATAGATAAAGTATCTGGAGAAGCTGCTAAATATGCCATTGCCAACGAATATGATAAAATGATGGCCAATATGGGAGCCCAAGGGACTAATGCTTTTACCTCCTTTGAGCAAACTGTTTATACCGATGATGTCCCTGCCAATGCATTAGATAAATACCTTGCTGTACAAGCAGAAAGATTTAGGAAACCCGTACTCAGAATTTTCCATACCGAACTAGAGGCTGTTTATGAAGAAAAAAACAGAGGTTTGGATAACGATGGTCGAAAAACTTTCGAGGCTATGTTTGCCAGTTTATTTCCGGAAAACAACTACGGAAAACAAACTACAATAGGTATTGTTGAACACCTTAAAAACCCATCTCTAGTAGAAATCCAAAAATACTATGATACATACTACGTTCCTAATAATATGGGGATTATTATGAGTGGAGACTTCAACCCCGATGAGGTAATCGCAAAAATAGACAAGGCTTTTTCTTACATGAAGCCTAAAAGCATCCCTCAATACAATCCAGGGAATGGCTACCAACTCAACCATGTTATTGAAAAAGAAGTGTGGGGCCCTAACCCTGAGAGTATTATGATGGGGTATCGCTTCCCTGGGGCTTCTTCCAAAGATGCTCAACTTTTAGAAGTGGTTGGAGATATGCTTACCAATGGACAAGCAGGACTTATAGATTTGGATTTAGTAAAGAAACAAAAACTCCTTAGTGCTTATGCTTTTGCTTATCCTCTAAAAGACTACTCCGTACTCTTACTACAAGGGAATCCTGTGGAAGGCCAATCTCTAAATGATGTGAAAAACCTACTACTTCAAGAAATTAACAAATTAAAGAAAGGTGATTTTTCTGAAGACCTGCTAAAAGCTATTGTTAACAATCGCAAGAAAAGCTTTATCCAAGCTAGTGAAAACTATACTTCTAGAGCTAATGAATTAATGGAAGAATTCACCTCTGAGTTGGACAGAAAATCTACTTTGGAGGTTATTGAAAACATCTCGAAACTCACTAAGAAGGACATCATCAATTTTGCTAACAAATACTTTAAAGATAACAATTACGCTATTGTTTATAAAAGAAAAGGGGAAGATAAAAACATCAAAAAGGTTGAAAAACCTAGTATTACCCCTGTAGAAGTGAATAGAGAGGCTGAATCTCCTTTCCTAAAACAAATCAACAATATGCCCGAGAAAGCAATACAGCCTGTATGGGTAAATTACAATCAGGATATTGAAAAAGGTAAATTAGGCGATGCCGAAGTACTTTCTGTAAAAAATAAAGACAATGCTCTCTTTAGGCTTTACTATTACTTTAATTCTGGGAAATGGGACAATAAACTATTGCCTATTGCAGCTTCTTACCTAGAGTTTTTAGGGACTAAAAAAAAATCTTCAGACGACATCAGCAAAGCCTTCTACCAACTAGCTTCTAGTTTTTCAGTAAACACTGGAAATGAAGAAACCGCTATCGCTCTTGAGGGACTTGATGAAAACTTCTCTTCTACAGTACAATTATTCGAAGATTTTATCCGAAACTGTGTTGCAGATCCCCAAGCTTTAGAAGCTTATAAAGCCCGCCTTAAAAAAGCTAGAGAAAACACCAAGCAAAACAAAGCTGCCATCATGCAAGGGCTAAGAAGCTATGCTCTATATGGTGCACAAAACCCTTTTAACTATGTGTTAAGCGATGCTGAGTTAGATGCCATAAAAGCGGAAGACCTCACTAAAATCCTTCATGAATTATTGGATTCTCAACATAAAGTTTTGTATTATGGACCTAAAAGCAATTCTGAACTCATTTCGGTGCTTAAAGATACCCATCGCATCAAGAAAGCTTTAAAACCTATTGCTAAAGGAATGGTATTTACCCAAACCTCTAGTAATGAAAATAAAGTACTTTTCGCTCATTACGACATGGTACAAGCAGAAGTCAATTGGGTAAGAAATACCAGCCCTTACCAAGTTGATACTACTCCCACAATTTCCTTATTTAACGAATATTTTGGAGGAGGAATGGGATCTATCGTTTTCCAAACCATTAGGGAATCTAAAGCTCTTGCCTACTCTACCAACGCAAGGTATTACACTCCTAGCAAAGCTATAGATAAAGATTACTTTACTGCTTATGTAGGAACACAAGCCGACAAATTTGTAGAAGCAACTTCTGCAATGAATGAGCTTCTCTCCCAACTACCTGAATCTGAAAAACTATTTAACATTGCAAAAACAGGACTCATCAAGAACCTAGCATCTGAGAGAATCACCCAAGATGGTATTATTTTCAACTATCTTAGAGCTCAGAAACTCAACTTAAATTCAGATGTTAGAAAATTAATCTTCGAAAAAGTCCCACAATTGCAACTAAAAGATTTGGTACAATTCCACCAAACTGAAATCAGCAAGAAGCCTTATACATATTGTATTGTTGCTGACCAAACTAAGGTAAACCAAGAAGAACTGAAAAAGTTAGGAAAATTACAAACACTCAGCCTGGAAGAAATTTTTGGGTACTAA
- a CDS encoding acyl-CoA reductase → MDCQSKIKGLESLALFLKSFLNKEPERFTDEENELNAILRRSEIENPWFTQESLRFSLEKWSLILNEKESIKWVENYTFNNSEKKIGLILAGNIPMVGFHDIVCVILSGNIPVIKLSSKDRLLIPFLLKKWNDFTQQELEYQIVEKLQNVDAVIATGSNNTARYLEYYFKDYPNIIRKNRTSVAVLTGKESDEDLQKLSEDIFRYFGLGCRNVTRLFLSEDFPLERLFENFMQFKDIINHHKYANNYDYNRAIYLLNQDAFWDNNFVLLKEDQQLFSPLAVLNFSRYKDLGEVTHFIQEHEEEIQCVVASSELGMESVGFGEAQNPSISTYADGVDTMEFLSTL, encoded by the coding sequence ATGGATTGCCAATCTAAAATTAAAGGCTTAGAAAGTTTAGCTCTTTTCTTAAAAAGTTTCTTAAATAAAGAGCCTGAAAGGTTTACTGATGAAGAGAACGAACTAAATGCTATATTGAGAAGGTCTGAAATTGAGAATCCTTGGTTTACTCAAGAAAGTTTAAGATTTTCTCTTGAAAAATGGTCTTTAATTTTAAATGAAAAAGAATCAATAAAATGGGTTGAAAATTACACTTTTAATAATTCTGAAAAGAAGATAGGATTGATATTAGCGGGGAATATCCCCATGGTAGGTTTTCATGATATTGTATGTGTTATCCTTTCGGGAAATATCCCTGTAATTAAATTATCTTCTAAAGATCGTTTGTTAATTCCTTTTTTATTGAAAAAATGGAACGATTTCACCCAACAAGAACTGGAATATCAGATTGTTGAAAAACTTCAGAATGTGGATGCCGTAATTGCTACCGGAAGCAATAATACTGCAAGGTATCTAGAATATTATTTTAAAGATTATCCTAATATTATTCGTAAAAATAGAACTTCTGTAGCCGTACTTACAGGGAAAGAAAGCGATGAAGATTTGCAAAAATTGTCGGAGGATATCTTTAGATATTTCGGGCTGGGTTGTAGGAATGTAACCCGACTTTTCTTGTCCGAAGATTTTCCTTTGGAAAGGTTGTTTGAGAATTTTATGCAGTTTAAAGACATCATCAACCATCATAAATATGCTAATAATTACGATTATAATCGCGCGATATATTTATTGAATCAAGATGCGTTTTGGGATAATAATTTTGTCCTTCTAAAGGAAGATCAGCAGTTGTTTAGCCCATTGGCAGTACTTAATTTTAGTCGATATAAAGACTTAGGCGAAGTAACACATTTTATCCAAGAGCATGAAGAGGAAATCCAATGTGTGGTAGCTTCTTCTGAATTAGGTATGGAGAGCGTGGGCTTTGGAGAGGCTCAAAATCCTAGCATCAGCACCTATGCTGATGGAGTGGATACCATGGAGTTTTTGAGTACTTTATAA
- a CDS encoding 4Fe-4S dicluster domain-containing protein, with protein sequence MAIKITDECINCGACEPECPNTAIYEGAVDWKASDGTSLSGTVTMKSGLTVDADDPQEPVSDDVYFIVTDKCTECKGFHEEPQCAAVCPVDCCVPDEDHVETEAELLAKKAFLHAE encoded by the coding sequence ATGGCCATTAAAATAACTGATGAATGTATAAACTGTGGAGCATGTGAGCCAGAATGCCCAAATACAGCGATATACGAAGGAGCGGTAGATTGGAAAGCTTCAGACGGAACCAGCCTAAGCGGTACGGTTACGATGAAGTCTGGCCTTACCGTAGATGCAGACGACCCTCAGGAACCTGTTAGCGATGATGTATATTTTATCGTAACCGATAAGTGTACAGAATGTAAAGGTTTCCATGAAGAGCCTCAATGTGCAGCTGTTTGTCCGGTTGACTGTTGTGTACCTGATGAAGATCATGTAGAAACAGAAGCGGAATTACTAGCTAAAAAAGCATTTTTACACGCAGAATAA
- the serC gene encoding 3-phosphoserine/phosphohydroxythreonine transaminase, with protein sequence MKKHNFSAGPCILPQEVFQQAAEAVLDFNGIGLSLLEISHRSKDFVPVMEEARAIVKRLLHLNDDYEVLFLQGGASLQFLMAPYNLLSTTGKAAYLNTGKWASNAIIEAKKLGNVDVVASSKDEKYSYIPKNYQVGAEYDYFHCTSNNTIYGTQMKEFPKVDTLVACDMSSDIFSRQLDFSKFDLIYAGAQKNMGPAGTVLVVVKKEILGKTGRDIPSYMDYSLHIDKESMFNTPPVFAVYTSLLTLQHLEKNGGIAAVEKINEQKAQLLYSEIDNNPYFEGYARKEDRSLMNVSFNITDESKKEAFDKAWIDAGINGLNGHRSLGGYRASLYNNLPLESVQLLVEVMQSIK encoded by the coding sequence ATGAAGAAACATAATTTTAGCGCAGGACCATGTATACTTCCTCAGGAAGTTTTTCAACAGGCTGCAGAGGCAGTTTTAGATTTTAATGGAATAGGACTCTCTCTTCTTGAAATCTCTCACAGAAGCAAGGACTTTGTTCCTGTAATGGAAGAAGCAAGAGCTATTGTTAAAAGACTATTACACCTTAATGACGATTATGAAGTACTTTTCCTACAAGGAGGTGCTAGCTTACAATTCCTTATGGCTCCCTACAACCTTCTTTCTACAACGGGAAAAGCCGCTTATTTAAATACTGGTAAATGGGCTTCCAACGCTATTATTGAAGCCAAAAAGCTGGGTAATGTAGATGTTGTTGCCTCTTCCAAAGATGAGAAGTATTCCTATATCCCTAAAAACTATCAAGTAGGTGCTGAGTACGATTATTTCCATTGCACTTCCAATAACACGATTTATGGGACTCAAATGAAGGAATTCCCTAAAGTGGATACTTTGGTTGCTTGTGATATGTCTTCGGATATCTTCAGCCGACAGTTGGATTTCTCAAAATTCGATTTAATCTACGCTGGAGCTCAAAAAAATATGGGACCTGCGGGAACCGTACTAGTTGTCGTAAAAAAAGAAATTTTAGGAAAAACAGGTAGAGACATCCCTTCTTACATGGATTACAGCCTACATATTGATAAAGAGAGTATGTTTAACACTCCCCCTGTTTTTGCAGTATATACTTCCCTGCTAACCCTTCAACATCTGGAAAAAAATGGAGGAATTGCAGCGGTAGAAAAAATCAATGAACAAAAAGCTCAACTTCTTTATTCAGAAATTGATAATAACCCTTACTTTGAAGGTTACGCCCGAAAAGAAGATCGCTCACTAATGAATGTTTCTTTCAACATTACAGATGAATCTAAAAAAGAAGCTTTTGATAAAGCTTGGATAGATGCAGGAATCAATGGTCTTAACGGCCACCGCTCTTTAGGAGGATACAGAGCTAGTTTATATAACAATTTACCTTTAGAAAGTGTTCAGCTTTTGGTAGAGGTAATGCAATCTATAAAATAA